CGTTTTTCAAAATGGTCTGGTTTTCTGGAACTAGCCGTCGCAATGCCTTTTTTACCTTCCAGGATCAACAGTTCCAAAGGTGGTGGCTCCTGTTCGAAATAGACACTTACTTCTCCTGTTAAGGGATCCATCAGGCAGGTTTTAGGGTGAATAATGCTATCCGTAGGTTCCAACTGAACGCAGAGTTCCGTCAGTTTTTCAGGTGTTAAGTTCATGCCAAACCAGCGTGCTACTCCATCCGCAACAGCGGCCAGATCGGCGGTGGAACTGGCCATGCCCTTTGCCAGAGGCAGGGGTGATTCCAGCTTTAACCGAAAGGAGCGCCGGTCTTTTTCCGAAGCTTTCACTTCTTCAAAAATAAGCCCCATCATCTGAAAGGCCCTGGGGCGATGGCGTTTTAACCACTGATGATCCTCCAGCCCATTACCGGTTTCTTCCAGCCTTACCCGACTAAAACGGTCGATGGCATAGGAGATCAGTTTTTCTCCTCCCTGCATCCAGCCTTGCATCCATTCGCCACAGGAGCCGGGGCAGGCGGAAATAATCTGTTTCATGAGGATGCTCCTTCCAGCTTCCCTAATCGTTGAAAGGCATTGGCTGAAACAAGTCCTTCTAATCTTGTTGCTGCTTTGGCTTCCAGGGAAAGAATCACGCAGGTGGAGGGCCCTCCACTCTTTTCCAGCGGGATATCCAGTCCTTTTTCCCAGCGAATTTTCACGTTGGCGTTGCCAGCCAACAGGCCGGCTTCATGTTTAATGCCTTTGGAACCGACAGGAATCATATCCTTTACTTCTGGCTGCTCCAGCAGTTGTTGAACGCTTTTGACAGAGGCAATCTCCGGATCAAAGGGCTGAAGAATTTCATTGCCTACTTTGGGCACTCCCAGTAGCCAGAGTTCGTGGCCCGGCCGTGAGCGATCCAGTCGCAACCTATCCGTGGCGGCTCTTCCGATCACAGTGATTCCCATGGCCGTTTGCACCATGGGGAAGTTTTCTTCTGTACTGCCGTTTAAAGTGGTCATTTCCAGCTTCGCCTCTTCCAGAAAGCGACGAATGCCGTCGTAGATCCTTTTCCCCGTTGGTTCCCATTCAACGGAAAGGGTGTCGATAATCACCGTGGGAGTGCCTCCCAGGGTCAACATTTCCATAATCGCTACCCGACTGGTATAATAGCCAGTGATTTCCGGTGGTACCCGTACCAAATCCTTTTCTTTATCGCCCACCCCGCCGCAGGAATCGCAACTAACCAGCAGGTATTCCTCTTCTGAGAGAGGTATCATCGTTACATCCCGCCGCTTTTTTTCATAGGGATTCTTCTTGATGTTCATGCTGATATTCATGCTTCCGATCCTTTCTGTACCATCAGTGGTTGCCATTTCTTGATTTTTTTCAGCCATTCCATCACGTACTCCGGATTCGAGGGAAAGAACACATGAGGAAAAGCGCCAAAGGTTTGGTGCCTAGTCAGTCCACAGCTCCATTGCCGTGGTTGGGAAGGATCTTCCGGACCCTGCATTTTGGTGACATGAATGACTTGATTGGCTTCTGAGTCTACTACGCCACGATGAAATTCGTGACCGGAAGCCTGAATTTCTTTGGTGAAAAAGCCGTTTTTTGTATCGGTACGAATATTCCCATAACCGAACCGTTGAAGTCGTTCCGTCATACGGGCTTTTCCCGGCAATACCCCGGCCATTTGCCAGGTTTTTCCCTGAAAATCTGTCAGGCTTTCACAAAGGTATTGAAACCCTCCGCATTCTCCATAAATTGGCAGGCCGGCTTTGGCTTTTTCCAACAGGGAGTTTCGAAAGGAGTGGTTTGCTTCCAGTGCTTCTCCAAACATCTCCGGAAATCCGCCGCCTATATAGAGGGCGTCCAATGCTTCCGGAAGTATTTCGTCTTTCAGAGGGCTTACGGGAATTAGTTGAAACCCCTGTTCCCGCAACCAGTCCAGGTTTGCCGGATAATAGAAATGAAAGGCCTGATCCTTTGCAATGCCCAGGCGAAGATGAGGCTGGTTTTCTGTTGAAAAAGCCTGAGGCTTTCCTTCTTGTTCTTCCAGCTTCCCTGCCACTTCCAGTAATCTTTGCAACGATAGGTTTTTCCGGGCAGA
Above is a window of Tindallia californiensis DNA encoding:
- a CDS encoding GHMP family kinase ATP-binding protein, with translation MKQIISACPGSCGEWMQGWMQGGEKLISYAIDRFSRVRLEETGNGLEDHQWLKRHRPRAFQMMGLIFEEVKASEKDRRSFRLKLESPLPLAKGMASSTADLAAVADGVARWFGMNLTPEKLTELCVQLEPTDSIIHPKTCLMDPLTGEVSVYFEQEPPPLELLILEGKKGIATASSRKPDHFEKRKAYEKEMEKALTLFQKGIREKNPSLLAKAAWISAMGNEAFYPQPGLREIRDLALESGGLGLNVSHSGSTLGLLFEPEALDEERFSKGWQVLSCRHHYEPPRRHQMIAGGIRREK
- a CDS encoding AIR synthase related protein; translated protein: MAEKNQEMATTDGTERIGSMNISMNIKKNPYEKKRRDVTMIPLSEEEYLLVSCDSCGGVGDKEKDLVRVPPEITGYYTSRVAIMEMLTLGGTPTVIIDTLSVEWEPTGKRIYDGIRRFLEEAKLEMTTLNGSTEENFPMVQTAMGITVIGRAATDRLRLDRSRPGHELWLLGVPKVGNEILQPFDPEIASVKSVQQLLEQPEVKDMIPVGSKGIKHEAGLLAGNANVKIRWEKGLDIPLEKSGGPSTCVILSLEAKAATRLEGLVSANAFQRLGKLEGASS
- a CDS encoding cobyrinate a,c-diamide synthase yields the protein MAKGFVLAATHSGAGKTTITLALLKALKDEGFDVQACKVGPDFIDPQFHEIVTRNPSYQLDSCLMGDEGVKAQFQQLLQHPGASDLSKSKKPEKEKVLVVEGVMGMYDGLGSRKENGSTAWIARLLNLPVILIIDGAGMSTSAAAMVQGYRDYDPSVSLAGVIVNRISGEKHYQLIKKPIERDLGVPCLGWMAKDEKLHLSSRHLGLVPAAEVDAAMETIQRASESARKNLSLQRLLEVAGKLEEQEGKPQAFSTENQPHLRLGIAKDQAFHFYYPANLDWLREQGFQLIPVSPLKDEILPEALDALYIGGGFPEMFGEALEANHSFRNSLLEKAKAGLPIYGECGGFQYLCESLTDFQGKTWQMAGVLPGKARMTERLQRFGYGNIRTDTKNGFFTKEIQASGHEFHRGVVDSEANQVIHVTKMQGPEDPSQPRQWSCGLTRHQTFGAFPHVFFPSNPEYVMEWLKKIKKWQPLMVQKGSEA